A stretch of the Halomonas sp. BDJS001 genome encodes the following:
- the rplO gene encoding 50S ribosomal protein L15 gives MKLNNLSPAPGSKHAAKRVGRGIGSGLGKTGGRGHKGQKSRSGGSVKPGFEGGQMPLQRRLPKFGFTSAKSLVSEEVRLAELAKVAGGEVTMASLKEANVLKDATLHAKIILSGELKTAVTVRGIKVTKGAREAIEAAGGKVED, from the coding sequence ATGAAACTCAATAACCTAAGCCCGGCTCCGGGCTCCAAACACGCTGCAAAGCGCGTTGGTCGTGGCATCGGTTCCGGTCTTGGTAAGACCGGTGGCCGTGGTCACAAAGGTCAGAAGTCACGTAGTGGCGGCAGTGTTAAGCCCGGTTTCGAAGGCGGTCAGATGCCTTTGCAGCGTCGTTTGCCGAAATTCGGCTTTACGTCTGCAAAATCTCTGGTCTCTGAAGAAGTGCGCCTGGCTGAGCTTGCTAAAGTTGCCGGTGGCGAAGTCACCATGGCATCTTTGAAAGAAGCCAACGTGCTGAAGGATGCTACGCTACACGCGAAGATCATCCTTTCTGGCGAACTGAAAACAGCGGTTACCGTTCGCGGAATCAAGGTCACCAAAGGTGCCCGTGAAGCGATCGAAGCCGCTGGCGGCAAGGTAGAGGACTAA
- the secY gene encoding preprotein translocase subunit SecY, translating to MAKSGNMPAMGSGLSELWARLRFVLLAIVVYRIGAHIPVPGINPDQLAALFREQQGTILGMFNMFSGGALERMSVLALGIMPYISASIIMQLMTAVSPHLEQLKKEGEAGRRKISQYTRYGTVILAFVQAVGMSVGLASQGIAYTADFSFYFTAVITFVSGAVFMMWLGEQITEKGIGNGISLLIFAGIVAGLPSAVGQAFELARNEGAWNVLPLLALSVLGIATVAFVVFIERGQRRLKVNYPRRQVGNKMYAGQSSYLPLKVNMAGVIPAIFASSILLFPASIGQWVGAGEGMEWLQRASQALGPGQPLYILLFAAAVVFFCFFYTALVFNPKDVADNLKKSGAFLPGIRPGEQTARYIDKVMTRLTLFGALYITAVSLMPQFLIVAWNVPFFFGGTSLLIVVVVIMDFMAQVQSHLMSHQYDSVMKKSNLKGYGSGGIMR from the coding sequence ATGGCCAAGTCAGGAAACATGCCGGCGATGGGCAGCGGTCTGAGTGAACTGTGGGCGCGTTTGCGCTTCGTGCTCCTCGCCATCGTGGTGTACCGTATTGGTGCCCACATTCCCGTTCCCGGTATCAATCCTGACCAGCTTGCTGCCTTGTTTAGGGAGCAACAGGGCACCATCCTGGGCATGTTTAACATGTTCTCGGGTGGCGCCCTGGAGCGTATGAGTGTCCTCGCCCTGGGTATCATGCCCTATATATCGGCGTCGATTATCATGCAGCTCATGACTGCGGTCTCCCCTCATCTTGAGCAGCTCAAGAAAGAGGGTGAGGCTGGCCGCCGCAAGATTAGCCAGTACACCCGCTACGGCACGGTGATACTGGCGTTTGTCCAGGCAGTCGGCATGTCCGTCGGTCTGGCTAGCCAAGGCATCGCGTACACTGCTGACTTCAGCTTCTATTTCACCGCCGTGATTACGTTCGTATCGGGCGCGGTGTTTATGATGTGGCTAGGTGAGCAGATTACCGAGAAGGGTATCGGCAACGGTATTTCGCTGCTGATCTTCGCCGGTATTGTCGCGGGACTGCCCAGCGCCGTGGGCCAAGCCTTTGAGCTTGCCCGTAATGAAGGGGCCTGGAATGTTCTGCCGCTGTTAGCGCTGTCGGTGTTAGGGATTGCGACTGTCGCCTTTGTGGTGTTCATTGAGCGCGGCCAACGCCGCCTTAAAGTGAATTACCCGCGGCGGCAAGTGGGCAATAAGATGTATGCAGGGCAAAGTAGCTACCTGCCTTTGAAGGTCAACATGGCCGGTGTTATTCCGGCTATTTTTGCCTCCAGTATCCTGCTCTTCCCGGCCTCTATTGGTCAGTGGGTAGGTGCCGGTGAAGGTATGGAGTGGTTGCAGCGTGCATCTCAGGCATTAGGCCCAGGTCAACCGCTTTACATCTTGCTTTTCGCGGCGGCAGTGGTATTCTTCTGCTTCTTTTACACAGCGCTGGTCTTCAACCCCAAGGATGTGGCTGACAATCTTAAAAAGTCAGGCGCTTTCCTGCCGGGCATTCGCCCCGGCGAGCAGACCGCTCGCTATATCGACAAGGTCATGACACGTTTGACCCTGTTCGGTGCCTTGTATATCACTGCGGTTTCCTTGATGCCCCAGTTCTTGATTGTGGCGTGGAACGTGCCGTTTTTCTTCGGCGGTACCTCGTTGTTAATCGTAGTCGTGGTCATCATGGACTTCATGGCCCAGGTGCAGTCGCATCTCATGTCGCATCAGTATGACTCAGTGATGAAGAAGTCCAACCTGAAAGGCTACGGTAGCGGCGGTATCATGCGCTGA
- the rpmJ gene encoding 50S ribosomal protein L36 — MKVRASVKKMCRNCKIIRRNGAVRVICSEPRHKQRQG, encoded by the coding sequence ATGAAAGTTCGAGCTTCCGTAAAGAAAATGTGCCGTAACTGCAAGATCATTCGTCGCAATGGCGCTGTCCGCGTCATCTGCAGCGAACCACGGCACAAACAGCGCCAGGGTTAA
- the rpsM gene encoding 30S ribosomal protein S13 yields MARIAGVNIPDNKHAAISLTYIFGIGRTRAEHICAAAGIAPTAKIQDLSSEEVDTLRSEVGKYTVEGDLRRDVTLNIKRLMDLGCYRGLRHRRSLPLRGQRTKTNARTRKGPRKPIRK; encoded by the coding sequence ATGGCCCGTATTGCAGGCGTCAATATCCCGGACAACAAGCATGCGGCGATCTCGCTGACCTATATCTTCGGGATTGGCCGTACCCGTGCTGAGCACATCTGTGCAGCAGCCGGTATCGCGCCTACTGCCAAGATCCAGGATCTGTCTTCTGAAGAAGTCGACACCCTGCGTTCTGAAGTTGGCAAGTACACCGTAGAAGGTGACCTTCGTCGTGATGTTACGCTTAACATTAAGCGTCTCATGGACTTAGGTTGCTACCGTGGTCTGCGTCATCGTCGTAGTCTTCCGCTGCGTGGTCAGCGGACCAAGACTAACGCGCGCACCCGTAAGGGCCCGCGTAAGCCGATCCGCAAATAA
- the rpsK gene encoding 30S ribosomal protein S11 — protein MANPRSNRKKVKKQVVDAIAHIHASFNNTIVTITDRQGNALSWATAGGSGFRGSRKSTPFAAQVASERAATAAAEYGVKNVDVLVKGPGPGRESAVRALNAAGFRVQSIVDATPIPHNGCRPPKKRRV, from the coding sequence ATGGCTAACCCGCGTAGTAACCGTAAAAAGGTTAAAAAGCAGGTAGTGGATGCGATTGCGCATATCCATGCCTCTTTTAACAACACGATCGTGACGATCACAGACCGCCAGGGCAACGCTCTTTCTTGGGCGACTGCCGGTGGTTCGGGTTTTCGTGGTTCTCGCAAGAGCACCCCGTTCGCTGCTCAAGTGGCAAGCGAACGTGCAGCAACTGCTGCAGCCGAGTATGGTGTGAAAAACGTAGATGTACTGGTTAAAGGCCCAGGTCCCGGTCGTGAATCCGCCGTGCGCGCACTGAATGCCGCCGGCTTCCGCGTGCAAAGCATCGTAGACGCGACGCCCATTCCCCATAATGGCTGCCGTCCGCCTAAGAAACGCCGCGTTTAA
- the rpsD gene encoding 30S ribosomal protein S4: MARYIGPKCKLSRREGTDLFLKSGVTPFEKKCKSEQIPGVHGQRRQRLSDYGLQLREKQKVRRMYGVLEKQFRNYYKEAARLKGATGEVLLQLLESRLDNVVYRMGFGSTRSEARQLVSHKAISVNGRTVNVASYQVKPGDVVSIREKAKNQARIQSALSIAANRGDIAWIEIDAKKMEGTFKALPERGDLSADINENLIVELYSK, from the coding sequence ATGGCTCGTTATATTGGACCTAAGTGCAAACTGTCTCGTCGTGAAGGCACCGACCTCTTTTTAAAGAGTGGTGTGACTCCCTTCGAGAAAAAGTGTAAATCCGAGCAGATCCCGGGTGTACACGGCCAGCGTCGTCAGCGTCTTTCAGACTACGGCTTGCAGCTTCGCGAGAAGCAAAAAGTACGTCGCATGTATGGCGTACTCGAAAAACAGTTCCGTAACTACTACAAAGAAGCCGCTCGCCTGAAAGGCGCGACCGGTGAAGTATTGTTGCAGTTGCTCGAATCCCGACTGGATAACGTCGTCTACCGCATGGGCTTCGGCTCGACTCGCTCTGAAGCGCGTCAGCTGGTCAGCCACAAGGCGATTTCCGTGAACGGCCGCACCGTTAACGTAGCTTCCTATCAAGTGAAGCCGGGTGACGTTGTTTCCATTCGCGAGAAGGCGAAAAACCAAGCTCGTATTCAAAGCGCGTTGTCCATTGCGGCCAACCGTGGCGATATCGCTTGGATCGAAATCGACGCCAAGAAGATGGAAGGCACTTTCAAGGCTCTGCCTGAACGCGGTGACCTGTCTGCCGACATCAACGAAAACCTGATCGTCGAGCTGTACTCCAAGTAA
- a CDS encoding DNA-directed RNA polymerase subunit alpha: MQRSVTEFLRPRDIKVEEISAHHAKIVLEPFERGFGHTLGNALRRILLSSMPGCAVVEAEIAGVEHEYSALEGVQEDVIEILLNLKDVAIKMHSRDEAVLTLNKQGPAVVTAGDIALDHSVEIVNPDHIIAHVNEGAELKIQLKVALGRGYEPADARGSDEETRAIGRLQLDATFSPVRRVSYSVEAARVEQRTDLDKLIIDLETDGTLDPEEAIRRSATILQEQLAAFVDLEADKEQEVEEEEDHVDPILLRPVDDLELTVRSANCLKAENIYYIGDLIQRTEVELLKTPNLGKKSLNEIKDVLAARGLSLGMRLENWPPASLKDDKASA; the protein is encoded by the coding sequence ATGCAGCGTTCAGTGACAGAGTTTCTCCGTCCTCGCGACATCAAGGTCGAAGAAATCAGCGCACATCACGCCAAAATCGTGCTCGAACCGTTCGAGCGTGGCTTTGGTCACACCCTGGGGAATGCACTACGTCGCATTCTGCTTTCTTCTATGCCCGGCTGTGCCGTGGTAGAGGCTGAAATCGCCGGCGTCGAGCATGAATACAGTGCGCTCGAAGGGGTGCAGGAAGATGTCATTGAGATCCTCCTGAACTTGAAAGATGTTGCGATCAAGATGCACAGCCGCGATGAGGCGGTGCTCACGCTGAACAAGCAGGGCCCAGCCGTCGTCACTGCTGGCGACATTGCGCTTGATCATAGCGTCGAAATCGTCAACCCGGACCACATCATTGCTCATGTCAATGAAGGTGCCGAGCTGAAAATTCAGCTTAAGGTAGCGCTGGGTCGTGGCTACGAGCCGGCTGACGCGCGCGGCTCTGATGAAGAGACACGTGCCATTGGCCGCCTGCAGCTGGATGCCACCTTCAGCCCTGTCCGCCGTGTTTCCTACTCGGTTGAAGCTGCTCGTGTCGAGCAGCGCACCGATCTCGATAAGTTAATTATCGATCTGGAGACCGACGGTACCCTGGATCCGGAAGAGGCTATCCGTCGCAGTGCGACCATCCTGCAAGAGCAGCTGGCCGCCTTCGTCGACCTGGAAGCTGATAAAGAGCAGGAAGTCGAAGAGGAAGAGGATCATGTCGATCCAATTCTATTGCGCCCCGTAGACGATCTTGAGTTGACCGTTCGCAGCGCGAACTGCCTAAAAGCCGAGAATATTTACTATATCGGTGATCTCATTCAGCGCACAGAAGTGGAGCTGTTGAAGACACCGAACCTCGGTAAAAAGTCTTTGAATGAAATCAAAGACGTATTGGCGGCGCGTGGCTTGTCCCTCGGTATGCGGCTGGAAAATTGGCCACCCGCTAGCCTGAAGGACGACAAGGCCTCCGCGTGA
- the rplQ gene encoding 50S ribosomal protein L17: protein MRHRKSGRHLNRTSSHRQAMFKNMSVSLVEHEVIKTTLPKAKELRRVIEPLITLSKQDSVANRRLAFARTRSKEAVGKLFNELGPRYAERPGGYVRILKCGFRTGDNAPMAFVELVDRPVVEEAAAEE, encoded by the coding sequence ATGCGTCATCGTAAGAGTGGTCGTCATCTGAATCGCACCAGCTCGCATCGTCAGGCCATGTTCAAGAACATGTCTGTCTCGCTGGTCGAGCATGAAGTCATTAAGACAACCCTGCCGAAAGCCAAGGAGCTGCGTCGCGTCATCGAGCCGCTGATCACCTTGTCTAAGCAGGATAGCGTTGCAAACCGTCGTTTGGCGTTTGCCCGCACGCGCTCTAAAGAAGCCGTCGGCAAACTGTTCAACGAACTAGGTCCGCGTTATGCCGAGCGTCCGGGCGGTTACGTCCGTATTCTCAAGTGCGGTTTCCGCACCGGCGACAACGCGCCTATGGCGTTCGTTGAGCTAGTTGACCGTCCGGTTGTTGAAGAAGCCGCTGCAGAAGAGTAA
- a CDS encoding D-alanyl-D-alanine carboxypeptidase, which translates to MLMLLILAMVTTAHADNPRYAGIVVDLDNGEVLYAENIDDQRYPASLTKMMTLYLTFEALEEGTLRLDQPLPVSAYAAAKPAVKLWLAAGSSIPVDTAIRALAVRSANDVAAVVAEALGGSEANFAQMMTTKARELGMHATTFRNASGLPDDGQITTARDMLTLSVRVMQDFPQYYHYFGLQEFTYRGTRHTSHNRLVRDYPGADGLKTGFIRASGFNVATTAMRGNRRLVGVVMGGFSSQSRDTHMANLLDRSFLRASLRDQRNWMGDTDFSREFMAFAPPAQPVAPPQPAPQQPLLAVVETTTLSPAANATPSTPVVDLEEQLADIVTIQRPPAVSEEPQPDPLQAFIERERQMAAANNEAGGGWGVQVGAFSREAQARQLAQQAAQRIAQSLGGRVAVDTVEGQNPVYRARLMALDEQRARQACRELHSQGMDCMVVNASL; encoded by the coding sequence ATGCTAATGCTGCTCATACTCGCGATGGTCACCACTGCGCATGCCGACAACCCGCGTTACGCGGGTATCGTCGTGGATCTGGACAATGGCGAAGTGCTTTACGCCGAGAATATTGACGATCAGCGTTACCCTGCGTCGCTGACCAAAATGATGACGCTCTATCTCACTTTTGAAGCGTTAGAAGAGGGTACGCTGCGCCTGGATCAACCCTTGCCTGTCTCCGCTTACGCGGCCGCCAAGCCCGCTGTTAAACTGTGGCTGGCTGCCGGCAGCTCGATTCCTGTGGACACCGCCATTCGTGCACTCGCAGTTCGCTCAGCGAATGACGTTGCCGCCGTGGTCGCCGAAGCCCTCGGCGGCAGCGAAGCGAATTTTGCGCAAATGATGACCACCAAGGCGCGCGAGCTGGGCATGCACGCCACCACCTTTCGCAACGCTTCCGGCTTGCCGGATGATGGCCAAATCACCACGGCCCGTGACATGCTAACGCTCTCGGTACGCGTAATGCAGGATTTTCCCCAATACTACCACTACTTCGGCTTGCAAGAGTTCACCTACCGCGGCACCCGGCATACCAGCCACAACCGCCTGGTGCGTGACTACCCGGGCGCCGATGGCCTAAAAACCGGTTTTATTCGTGCCTCTGGCTTTAACGTGGCGACCACCGCAATGCGCGGTAACCGGCGATTGGTCGGTGTGGTGATGGGCGGTTTTTCATCCCAGTCCCGGGATACCCACATGGCCAACCTACTCGACCGCAGCTTCCTGCGCGCATCGCTGCGTGACCAGCGAAACTGGATGGGTGACACGGATTTCTCGCGGGAATTTATGGCCTTTGCGCCCCCTGCACAGCCAGTTGCACCACCGCAGCCCGCACCCCAGCAACCCCTATTAGCGGTGGTCGAAACCACTACCTTGTCGCCAGCGGCCAACGCCACCCCCTCGACGCCGGTGGTTGACCTTGAAGAGCAGCTAGCCGATATAGTCACCATTCAGCGCCCCCCTGCCGTCAGCGAAGAGCCGCAGCCTGACCCTCTACAAGCGTTTATTGAGCGGGAACGTCAGATGGCCGCCGCCAATAACGAAGCGGGTGGCGGATGGGGTGTGCAAGTCGGCGCGTTTAGTCGCGAAGCCCAAGCGCGGCAATTGGCCCAGCAAGCGGCTCAACGCATCGCCCAGAGTTTAGGCGGACGCGTCGCTGTGGACACGGTAGAGGGCCAAAACCCGGTTTATCGCGCCCGGCTAATGGCGTTGGACGAGCAGCGCGCTCGCCAGGCCTGCCGAGAGCTGCACTCCCAAGGCATGGACTGTATGGTCGTTAACGCCAGCTTATAA
- a CDS encoding DMT family transporter: MTTSLKGIFCMCLGVLFLALGDAVSKWLGEVHSPLQIIFFRTLVSLPLIALLAHFAGGLRKLRTKRPGVHLLRGLIYTATMACFVWGLTLLPLAEATAIAFVAPLFVTLLSVPLLGERIDPPVLIASLVGFVGVLIVVRPNGDAFQVGALVLVAAALFYALMMITARRYGAREHLWAMLFYMTFVPLVITGLTLPWVWQTPHPWHWVGFFASGILGVAATAFITLAFRFAPAAIAAPFDYTAMLWAVLLGWWFWGEMPDLWVWVGSALIMGSGLAVAYHDRRTTLKRRPTA; the protein is encoded by the coding sequence GTGACAACCTCACTGAAAGGCATATTCTGCATGTGTTTGGGGGTTCTGTTTTTAGCCCTGGGCGACGCGGTTTCCAAATGGTTAGGGGAAGTACACTCGCCGCTGCAGATTATTTTCTTCCGTACCTTGGTATCGCTACCGCTGATTGCACTGCTTGCCCATTTTGCCGGTGGCTTACGCAAGCTGCGCACAAAACGGCCGGGCGTCCATCTCCTGCGCGGGCTGATCTATACCGCCACCATGGCCTGCTTCGTATGGGGGCTAACGCTGTTACCCTTGGCAGAAGCCACAGCGATCGCCTTTGTGGCGCCGCTTTTTGTCACTTTGTTGTCAGTGCCTTTATTGGGTGAGCGGATTGATCCACCGGTACTTATTGCATCACTCGTGGGGTTTGTCGGTGTGCTGATCGTGGTGCGTCCTAATGGTGACGCCTTCCAGGTGGGCGCGCTGGTGTTGGTAGCCGCGGCGCTGTTTTATGCCTTAATGATGATTACCGCACGCCGCTACGGCGCCCGCGAACACCTCTGGGCGATGCTGTTCTATATGACCTTTGTGCCATTGGTGATTACCGGACTAACGCTGCCCTGGGTGTGGCAGACGCCCCACCCCTGGCACTGGGTAGGTTTTTTCGCTTCGGGCATATTGGGCGTTGCGGCCACTGCGTTTATCACTCTGGCCTTTCGGTTTGCCCCTGCGGCCATCGCCGCGCCGTTTGATTACACTGCTATGCTCTGGGCGGTACTGTTGGGTTGGTGGTTTTGGGGTGAAATGCCGGATCTCTGGGTCTGGGTAGGCAGCGCCTTGATAATGGGCAGCGGGTTAGCGGTGGCGTATCATGACCGGCGCACGACCCTGAAACGTCGTCCAACGGCGTAA